One Castanea sativa cultivar Marrone di Chiusa Pesio chromosome 4, ASM4071231v1 DNA window includes the following coding sequences:
- the LOC142631251 gene encoding protein MEI2-like 1 isoform X1 → MPFEVTDQRGVPASQHFFEDISFSSQREVGYQKPKSIPYHQAGMNGMIATPESLLDASLHAGKLSSIGTQSVDCLELPESSLLRDQTEKLRVSGNGGIVSLTNASRKSMHHHMGLRPNVCVQLPSQSLEGKTTVMSGTNRESSLFSSSLSEIFSRKLGLLGNEVPYHRPANAVASYHDEEPFESLKEIEAQTIGNLLPDDDDLFSGMTDGLACNAYAKNGDDFEDYDMFSSGGGMELEGDDRTCMGQRSSDYIRGLSNGQVGSNGSIHPYGEHPSRTLFVRNINSNVEDSELKALFEQFGDICKLYTSCKHRGFVMISYYDIRAAQEAKKVLQNKALKRRKLDIHYSIPKDNPSERDVNHGTLVVFNLDSSVSDDEIRKIFGFYGEIKEILDAPHKYQYKLIEFYDVRAAEAALRALNRSEISGKQIKIEPGHSEIARWCLMQQPEQEQDGHNVCQSPCDNLSSGHTATVSPGVIASNSVDNGSNLGLHSAHRSSLSSFIENAFPHMSSSVPNNLPSPVGVASIGKQFGVCESNHSLNEMKFANQRIPNLHPHSLPEYHESLANSVPCNSLSTNADMAGNLGPRMTEGINGRQIHRMSSNVHPVELNGGVFGSSGNGSCPLHGHHYAWKNSNSYQQHPSSPVIWGNSPSFVDGVPAHRLPQMPGFPGGSPQLLNMSPVHHHVGSAPAVNTSLWDRRRTYLGESPEASSFHLGSLGSMGFPRSSQLHHIDISPHSTFSHIGGNCADMLTNAGQHSPQQMCNIFLGRNPMISMPASFDSASDRVRNLSHRRNDVNSNLADKKQYELDTDRILRGEDVRTTLMIKNIPNKYTSKMLLAAIDEHCRGTYDFLYLPIDFKNKCNVGYAFINMIDARQIISFHQAFDGKKWEKFNSEKVASLAYARIQGKAALIAHFQNSSLMNEDKRCRPILFHTEGPNAGDPEPFPMGTNIRSRPGRPRTSSNEENHNQGNPSISANREEYSNGSDSSKDSD, encoded by the exons ATGCCATTTGAAGTAACGGATCAAAGGGGCGTGCCTGCCTCGCAACACTTCTTTGaagatatttctttttcttcacag AGAGAAGTTGgatatcaaaaacccaaaagcATTCCTTATCACCAAG CAGGAATGAATGGAATGATAGCTACACCTGAGAGCTTGTTGGATGCTTCACTACACGCAGGAAAACTTTCATCCATTGGGACACAGTCTGTGGATTGTTTGGAACTGCCAGAGTCAAGTCTACTTAGAGACCAAACAGAAAAGCTACGTGTTAGTGGGAATGGAGGCATTGTCAGTTTGACTAATGCTTCACGGAAATCTATGCATCATCATATGGGATTACGGCCAAATGTGTGTGTGCAGTTGCCTTCTCAAAGTTTGGAAGGAAAGACGACTGTTATGAGTGGAACCAATCGTGAGAGTAGTCTGTTTTCAAGTTCATTGTCTGAAATATTTAGTAGAAAGT TAGGATTGCTGGGAAATGAGGTTCCATATCATCGTCCTGCTAATGCTGTGGCTTCCTACCATGATGAAGAACCGTTTGAATCTCTTAAAGAAATTGAGGCCCAGACTATTGGAAACCTCCTTcctgatgatgatgatctaTTTTCTGGTATGACTGACGGGCTGGCATGTAATGCTTATGCCAAAAATGGTGATGACTTCGAAGATTATGATATGTTCAGCAGTGGGGGAGGCATGGAATTAGAAGGGGATGATCGTACATGTATGGGCCAAAGAAGTTCTGATTATATCAGGGGACTTTCCAATGGCCAAGTGGGTTCTAATGGCTCAATACACCCTTATGGTGAACACCCATCTAGAACACTTTTTGTGAGAAATATTAATAGTAATGTCGAAGATTCTGAATTAAAGGCTCTTTTTGAG CAATTTGGAGATATTTGCAAGCTCTATACATCCTGTAAGCATCGTGGGTTTGTTATGATTTCTTATTATGACATAAGGGCAGCCCAAGAGGCAAAGAAAGTGCTTCAAAATAAAGCATTGAAGCGTAGGAAACTTGACATACATTATTCAATACCAAAG GATAATCCTTCGGAAAGAGATGTTAACCACGGCACCCTGGTGGTATTCAACCTTGATTCTTCTGTTTCAGATGATGAGATTCGCAAAATTTTTGGCTTTTATGGAGAAATCAAAGAA ATCCTTGATGCTCCACATAAGTATCAATACAAATTGATAGAGTTTTATGATGTTCGAGCTGCAGAAGCTGCTCTTCGTGCACTGAATAGGAGTGAAATTTCTGGGAAACAGATCAAGATTGAACCAGGCCATTCAGAGATTGCAAGATGGTG TTTGATGCAACAGCCTGAGCAGGAGCAAGATGGACATAATGTTTGTCAAAGCCCTTGTGACAATTTATCATCAGGACACACGG CAACTGTCTCTCCTGGGGTTATTGCATCTAACAGTGTGGATAATGGATCTAACCTTGGTTTACATTCTGCACACCGATCATCTCTGAGTTCATTTATTGAAAATGCATTCCCTCATATGAGTTCAAGCGTTCCGAACAACTTGCCCTCTCCGGTGGGAGTGGCATCTATTGGCAAACAATTTGGAGTTTGTGAGTCCAACCATTCTCTGAATGAAATGAAGTTTGCTAACCAACGCATTCCCAATTTACATCCTCATTCACTCCCGGAGTATCATGAAAGTTTAGCCAACAGTGTTCCATGTAACTCTTTGAGCACCAATGCTGATATGGCTGGCAATCTTGGTCCCAGGATGACAGAAGGAATCAACGGTAGGCAAATTCACAGAATGAGTTCCAATGTTCATCCAGTGGAACTTAATGGAGGAG tttttggttctTCTGGAAATGGGAGCTGTCCCCTTCATGGACACCATTATGCATGGAAGAACTCCAACTCATATCAGCAACATCCTTCAAGTCCTGTGATTTGGGGGAATTCGCCTTCATTTGTTGACGGTGTTCCTGCTCATCGCCTTCCACAAATGCCTGGATTTCCTGGAGGATCACCTCAATTACTGAACATGTCACCTGTGCATCATCATGTTGGATCCGCACCAGCTGTAAATACCTCCCTCTGGGACAGGCGACGTACCTATTTAGGGGAGTCTCCTGAAGCTTCTAGCTTCCACTTGGGTTCTCTTGGGAGCATGGGCTTTCCTCGTAGTTCTCAATTGCATCATATTGACATTTCTCCTCACAGCACCTTTTCTCATATTGGAGGAAATTGCGCAGACATGTTAACAAATGCTGGGCAACACTCTCCTCAGCAAATGTGCAACATTTTTCTTGGGAGGAACCCGATGATTTCAATGCCTGCATCTTTTGACTCTGCAAGTGATCGTGTGAGAAACCTTTCTCACCGTAGAAATGATGTAAATTCTAATCTTGCTGATAAGAAACAGTATGAACTTGATACTGACCGCATATTACGTGGGGAAGATGTCCGAACAACACTGATGATAAAGAACATTCCCAACAA ATATACTTCTAAAATGCTTCTCGCTGCAATAGATGAGCACTGTCGGGGAACATATGATTTTCTTTATTTGCCAATTGACTTCAAG AACAAATGCAATGTGGGCTATGCGTTCATCAATATGATTGATGCTCGTCAGATTATTTCATTTCATCAG GCATTCGATGGCAAAAAATGGGAGAAGTTTAATAGTGAAAAGGTGGCCTCCCTTGCATATGCTAGGATTCAGGGAAAAGCTGCTCTTATTGCCCATTTCCAGAATTCAAGCTTGATGAATGAGGATAAACGTTGCCGCCCTATTCTCTTTCATACTGAAGGTCCAAATGCTGGTGATCCG GAGCCCTTCCCCATGGGTACCAATATTCGATCAAGACCAGGCAGACCTCGAACTAGCAGcaatgaggaaaaccacaacCAGGGAAACCCTTCAATTTCTGCAAATAGAGAGGAATATTCCAATGGATCGGATTCTTCAAAGGACTCTGATTGA
- the LOC142631251 gene encoding protein MEI2-like 4 isoform X2, producing the protein MPFEVTDQRGVPASQHFFEDISFSSQREVGYQKPKSIPYHQGMNGMIATPESLLDASLHAGKLSSIGTQSVDCLELPESSLLRDQTEKLRVSGNGGIVSLTNASRKSMHHHMGLRPNVCVQLPSQSLEGKTTVMSGTNRESSLFSSSLSEIFSRKLGLLGNEVPYHRPANAVASYHDEEPFESLKEIEAQTIGNLLPDDDDLFSGMTDGLACNAYAKNGDDFEDYDMFSSGGGMELEGDDRTCMGQRSSDYIRGLSNGQVGSNGSIHPYGEHPSRTLFVRNINSNVEDSELKALFEQFGDICKLYTSCKHRGFVMISYYDIRAAQEAKKVLQNKALKRRKLDIHYSIPKDNPSERDVNHGTLVVFNLDSSVSDDEIRKIFGFYGEIKEILDAPHKYQYKLIEFYDVRAAEAALRALNRSEISGKQIKIEPGHSEIARWCLMQQPEQEQDGHNVCQSPCDNLSSGHTATVSPGVIASNSVDNGSNLGLHSAHRSSLSSFIENAFPHMSSSVPNNLPSPVGVASIGKQFGVCESNHSLNEMKFANQRIPNLHPHSLPEYHESLANSVPCNSLSTNADMAGNLGPRMTEGINGRQIHRMSSNVHPVELNGGVFGSSGNGSCPLHGHHYAWKNSNSYQQHPSSPVIWGNSPSFVDGVPAHRLPQMPGFPGGSPQLLNMSPVHHHVGSAPAVNTSLWDRRRTYLGESPEASSFHLGSLGSMGFPRSSQLHHIDISPHSTFSHIGGNCADMLTNAGQHSPQQMCNIFLGRNPMISMPASFDSASDRVRNLSHRRNDVNSNLADKKQYELDTDRILRGEDVRTTLMIKNIPNKYTSKMLLAAIDEHCRGTYDFLYLPIDFKNKCNVGYAFINMIDARQIISFHQAFDGKKWEKFNSEKVASLAYARIQGKAALIAHFQNSSLMNEDKRCRPILFHTEGPNAGDPEPFPMGTNIRSRPGRPRTSSNEENHNQGNPSISANREEYSNGSDSSKDSD; encoded by the exons ATGCCATTTGAAGTAACGGATCAAAGGGGCGTGCCTGCCTCGCAACACTTCTTTGaagatatttctttttcttcacag AGAGAAGTTGgatatcaaaaacccaaaagcATTCCTTATCACCAAG GAATGAATGGAATGATAGCTACACCTGAGAGCTTGTTGGATGCTTCACTACACGCAGGAAAACTTTCATCCATTGGGACACAGTCTGTGGATTGTTTGGAACTGCCAGAGTCAAGTCTACTTAGAGACCAAACAGAAAAGCTACGTGTTAGTGGGAATGGAGGCATTGTCAGTTTGACTAATGCTTCACGGAAATCTATGCATCATCATATGGGATTACGGCCAAATGTGTGTGTGCAGTTGCCTTCTCAAAGTTTGGAAGGAAAGACGACTGTTATGAGTGGAACCAATCGTGAGAGTAGTCTGTTTTCAAGTTCATTGTCTGAAATATTTAGTAGAAAGT TAGGATTGCTGGGAAATGAGGTTCCATATCATCGTCCTGCTAATGCTGTGGCTTCCTACCATGATGAAGAACCGTTTGAATCTCTTAAAGAAATTGAGGCCCAGACTATTGGAAACCTCCTTcctgatgatgatgatctaTTTTCTGGTATGACTGACGGGCTGGCATGTAATGCTTATGCCAAAAATGGTGATGACTTCGAAGATTATGATATGTTCAGCAGTGGGGGAGGCATGGAATTAGAAGGGGATGATCGTACATGTATGGGCCAAAGAAGTTCTGATTATATCAGGGGACTTTCCAATGGCCAAGTGGGTTCTAATGGCTCAATACACCCTTATGGTGAACACCCATCTAGAACACTTTTTGTGAGAAATATTAATAGTAATGTCGAAGATTCTGAATTAAAGGCTCTTTTTGAG CAATTTGGAGATATTTGCAAGCTCTATACATCCTGTAAGCATCGTGGGTTTGTTATGATTTCTTATTATGACATAAGGGCAGCCCAAGAGGCAAAGAAAGTGCTTCAAAATAAAGCATTGAAGCGTAGGAAACTTGACATACATTATTCAATACCAAAG GATAATCCTTCGGAAAGAGATGTTAACCACGGCACCCTGGTGGTATTCAACCTTGATTCTTCTGTTTCAGATGATGAGATTCGCAAAATTTTTGGCTTTTATGGAGAAATCAAAGAA ATCCTTGATGCTCCACATAAGTATCAATACAAATTGATAGAGTTTTATGATGTTCGAGCTGCAGAAGCTGCTCTTCGTGCACTGAATAGGAGTGAAATTTCTGGGAAACAGATCAAGATTGAACCAGGCCATTCAGAGATTGCAAGATGGTG TTTGATGCAACAGCCTGAGCAGGAGCAAGATGGACATAATGTTTGTCAAAGCCCTTGTGACAATTTATCATCAGGACACACGG CAACTGTCTCTCCTGGGGTTATTGCATCTAACAGTGTGGATAATGGATCTAACCTTGGTTTACATTCTGCACACCGATCATCTCTGAGTTCATTTATTGAAAATGCATTCCCTCATATGAGTTCAAGCGTTCCGAACAACTTGCCCTCTCCGGTGGGAGTGGCATCTATTGGCAAACAATTTGGAGTTTGTGAGTCCAACCATTCTCTGAATGAAATGAAGTTTGCTAACCAACGCATTCCCAATTTACATCCTCATTCACTCCCGGAGTATCATGAAAGTTTAGCCAACAGTGTTCCATGTAACTCTTTGAGCACCAATGCTGATATGGCTGGCAATCTTGGTCCCAGGATGACAGAAGGAATCAACGGTAGGCAAATTCACAGAATGAGTTCCAATGTTCATCCAGTGGAACTTAATGGAGGAG tttttggttctTCTGGAAATGGGAGCTGTCCCCTTCATGGACACCATTATGCATGGAAGAACTCCAACTCATATCAGCAACATCCTTCAAGTCCTGTGATTTGGGGGAATTCGCCTTCATTTGTTGACGGTGTTCCTGCTCATCGCCTTCCACAAATGCCTGGATTTCCTGGAGGATCACCTCAATTACTGAACATGTCACCTGTGCATCATCATGTTGGATCCGCACCAGCTGTAAATACCTCCCTCTGGGACAGGCGACGTACCTATTTAGGGGAGTCTCCTGAAGCTTCTAGCTTCCACTTGGGTTCTCTTGGGAGCATGGGCTTTCCTCGTAGTTCTCAATTGCATCATATTGACATTTCTCCTCACAGCACCTTTTCTCATATTGGAGGAAATTGCGCAGACATGTTAACAAATGCTGGGCAACACTCTCCTCAGCAAATGTGCAACATTTTTCTTGGGAGGAACCCGATGATTTCAATGCCTGCATCTTTTGACTCTGCAAGTGATCGTGTGAGAAACCTTTCTCACCGTAGAAATGATGTAAATTCTAATCTTGCTGATAAGAAACAGTATGAACTTGATACTGACCGCATATTACGTGGGGAAGATGTCCGAACAACACTGATGATAAAGAACATTCCCAACAA ATATACTTCTAAAATGCTTCTCGCTGCAATAGATGAGCACTGTCGGGGAACATATGATTTTCTTTATTTGCCAATTGACTTCAAG AACAAATGCAATGTGGGCTATGCGTTCATCAATATGATTGATGCTCGTCAGATTATTTCATTTCATCAG GCATTCGATGGCAAAAAATGGGAGAAGTTTAATAGTGAAAAGGTGGCCTCCCTTGCATATGCTAGGATTCAGGGAAAAGCTGCTCTTATTGCCCATTTCCAGAATTCAAGCTTGATGAATGAGGATAAACGTTGCCGCCCTATTCTCTTTCATACTGAAGGTCCAAATGCTGGTGATCCG GAGCCCTTCCCCATGGGTACCAATATTCGATCAAGACCAGGCAGACCTCGAACTAGCAGcaatgaggaaaaccacaacCAGGGAAACCCTTCAATTTCTGCAAATAGAGAGGAATATTCCAATGGATCGGATTCTTCAAAGGACTCTGATTGA
- the LOC142631251 gene encoding protein MEI2-like 4 isoform X3, with product MNGMIATPESLLDASLHAGKLSSIGTQSVDCLELPESSLLRDQTEKLRVSGNGGIVSLTNASRKSMHHHMGLRPNVCVQLPSQSLEGKTTVMSGTNRESSLFSSSLSEIFSRKLGLLGNEVPYHRPANAVASYHDEEPFESLKEIEAQTIGNLLPDDDDLFSGMTDGLACNAYAKNGDDFEDYDMFSSGGGMELEGDDRTCMGQRSSDYIRGLSNGQVGSNGSIHPYGEHPSRTLFVRNINSNVEDSELKALFEQFGDICKLYTSCKHRGFVMISYYDIRAAQEAKKVLQNKALKRRKLDIHYSIPKDNPSERDVNHGTLVVFNLDSSVSDDEIRKIFGFYGEIKEILDAPHKYQYKLIEFYDVRAAEAALRALNRSEISGKQIKIEPGHSEIARWCLMQQPEQEQDGHNVCQSPCDNLSSGHTATVSPGVIASNSVDNGSNLGLHSAHRSSLSSFIENAFPHMSSSVPNNLPSPVGVASIGKQFGVCESNHSLNEMKFANQRIPNLHPHSLPEYHESLANSVPCNSLSTNADMAGNLGPRMTEGINGRQIHRMSSNVHPVELNGGVFGSSGNGSCPLHGHHYAWKNSNSYQQHPSSPVIWGNSPSFVDGVPAHRLPQMPGFPGGSPQLLNMSPVHHHVGSAPAVNTSLWDRRRTYLGESPEASSFHLGSLGSMGFPRSSQLHHIDISPHSTFSHIGGNCADMLTNAGQHSPQQMCNIFLGRNPMISMPASFDSASDRVRNLSHRRNDVNSNLADKKQYELDTDRILRGEDVRTTLMIKNIPNKYTSKMLLAAIDEHCRGTYDFLYLPIDFKNKCNVGYAFINMIDARQIISFHQAFDGKKWEKFNSEKVASLAYARIQGKAALIAHFQNSSLMNEDKRCRPILFHTEGPNAGDPEPFPMGTNIRSRPGRPRTSSNEENHNQGNPSISANREEYSNGSDSSKDSD from the exons ATGAATGGAATGATAGCTACACCTGAGAGCTTGTTGGATGCTTCACTACACGCAGGAAAACTTTCATCCATTGGGACACAGTCTGTGGATTGTTTGGAACTGCCAGAGTCAAGTCTACTTAGAGACCAAACAGAAAAGCTACGTGTTAGTGGGAATGGAGGCATTGTCAGTTTGACTAATGCTTCACGGAAATCTATGCATCATCATATGGGATTACGGCCAAATGTGTGTGTGCAGTTGCCTTCTCAAAGTTTGGAAGGAAAGACGACTGTTATGAGTGGAACCAATCGTGAGAGTAGTCTGTTTTCAAGTTCATTGTCTGAAATATTTAGTAGAAAGT TAGGATTGCTGGGAAATGAGGTTCCATATCATCGTCCTGCTAATGCTGTGGCTTCCTACCATGATGAAGAACCGTTTGAATCTCTTAAAGAAATTGAGGCCCAGACTATTGGAAACCTCCTTcctgatgatgatgatctaTTTTCTGGTATGACTGACGGGCTGGCATGTAATGCTTATGCCAAAAATGGTGATGACTTCGAAGATTATGATATGTTCAGCAGTGGGGGAGGCATGGAATTAGAAGGGGATGATCGTACATGTATGGGCCAAAGAAGTTCTGATTATATCAGGGGACTTTCCAATGGCCAAGTGGGTTCTAATGGCTCAATACACCCTTATGGTGAACACCCATCTAGAACACTTTTTGTGAGAAATATTAATAGTAATGTCGAAGATTCTGAATTAAAGGCTCTTTTTGAG CAATTTGGAGATATTTGCAAGCTCTATACATCCTGTAAGCATCGTGGGTTTGTTATGATTTCTTATTATGACATAAGGGCAGCCCAAGAGGCAAAGAAAGTGCTTCAAAATAAAGCATTGAAGCGTAGGAAACTTGACATACATTATTCAATACCAAAG GATAATCCTTCGGAAAGAGATGTTAACCACGGCACCCTGGTGGTATTCAACCTTGATTCTTCTGTTTCAGATGATGAGATTCGCAAAATTTTTGGCTTTTATGGAGAAATCAAAGAA ATCCTTGATGCTCCACATAAGTATCAATACAAATTGATAGAGTTTTATGATGTTCGAGCTGCAGAAGCTGCTCTTCGTGCACTGAATAGGAGTGAAATTTCTGGGAAACAGATCAAGATTGAACCAGGCCATTCAGAGATTGCAAGATGGTG TTTGATGCAACAGCCTGAGCAGGAGCAAGATGGACATAATGTTTGTCAAAGCCCTTGTGACAATTTATCATCAGGACACACGG CAACTGTCTCTCCTGGGGTTATTGCATCTAACAGTGTGGATAATGGATCTAACCTTGGTTTACATTCTGCACACCGATCATCTCTGAGTTCATTTATTGAAAATGCATTCCCTCATATGAGTTCAAGCGTTCCGAACAACTTGCCCTCTCCGGTGGGAGTGGCATCTATTGGCAAACAATTTGGAGTTTGTGAGTCCAACCATTCTCTGAATGAAATGAAGTTTGCTAACCAACGCATTCCCAATTTACATCCTCATTCACTCCCGGAGTATCATGAAAGTTTAGCCAACAGTGTTCCATGTAACTCTTTGAGCACCAATGCTGATATGGCTGGCAATCTTGGTCCCAGGATGACAGAAGGAATCAACGGTAGGCAAATTCACAGAATGAGTTCCAATGTTCATCCAGTGGAACTTAATGGAGGAG tttttggttctTCTGGAAATGGGAGCTGTCCCCTTCATGGACACCATTATGCATGGAAGAACTCCAACTCATATCAGCAACATCCTTCAAGTCCTGTGATTTGGGGGAATTCGCCTTCATTTGTTGACGGTGTTCCTGCTCATCGCCTTCCACAAATGCCTGGATTTCCTGGAGGATCACCTCAATTACTGAACATGTCACCTGTGCATCATCATGTTGGATCCGCACCAGCTGTAAATACCTCCCTCTGGGACAGGCGACGTACCTATTTAGGGGAGTCTCCTGAAGCTTCTAGCTTCCACTTGGGTTCTCTTGGGAGCATGGGCTTTCCTCGTAGTTCTCAATTGCATCATATTGACATTTCTCCTCACAGCACCTTTTCTCATATTGGAGGAAATTGCGCAGACATGTTAACAAATGCTGGGCAACACTCTCCTCAGCAAATGTGCAACATTTTTCTTGGGAGGAACCCGATGATTTCAATGCCTGCATCTTTTGACTCTGCAAGTGATCGTGTGAGAAACCTTTCTCACCGTAGAAATGATGTAAATTCTAATCTTGCTGATAAGAAACAGTATGAACTTGATACTGACCGCATATTACGTGGGGAAGATGTCCGAACAACACTGATGATAAAGAACATTCCCAACAA ATATACTTCTAAAATGCTTCTCGCTGCAATAGATGAGCACTGTCGGGGAACATATGATTTTCTTTATTTGCCAATTGACTTCAAG AACAAATGCAATGTGGGCTATGCGTTCATCAATATGATTGATGCTCGTCAGATTATTTCATTTCATCAG GCATTCGATGGCAAAAAATGGGAGAAGTTTAATAGTGAAAAGGTGGCCTCCCTTGCATATGCTAGGATTCAGGGAAAAGCTGCTCTTATTGCCCATTTCCAGAATTCAAGCTTGATGAATGAGGATAAACGTTGCCGCCCTATTCTCTTTCATACTGAAGGTCCAAATGCTGGTGATCCG GAGCCCTTCCCCATGGGTACCAATATTCGATCAAGACCAGGCAGACCTCGAACTAGCAGcaatgaggaaaaccacaacCAGGGAAACCCTTCAATTTCTGCAAATAGAGAGGAATATTCCAATGGATCGGATTCTTCAAAGGACTCTGATTGA
- the LOC142630305 gene encoding uncharacterized protein LOC142630305 yields MSAPPHLSLKKPKVETNDENEVQQQQQQHQQQKLVSSSSTATTITKSNNMDNDDNNNNSNSNSENGVSREEQEEALVALIEHRTKEVVTNKQRIAYYKSQLEESEKRLHDSKSKLARLRTQRNGLSSKGTAENGRKNLKVERRSNSPINISEDSSRHQPQSKPELLIPSVNPKVSQHINSAKFGAKPSNGPSTQSSPSVSTQSYSAMKVKGDRPSRVSTEAEEEVKIQDKGTKRKFEQKEHKDLITSISSRSSPCIVRCYASTHISSQHKRKLRSLTLCPVNDQLFATSALDGLVNLWQVQSRGSNASLLSSSECLSPKQRRWPEDIAWHPHGNSLFSVYSADGGDSQISVLNLNKTQGRARVNFLEEKPHVKGIINGITFMPWEDVCFVTGGSDHAVMLWSEKDGENSWKPKALHRNLHSSAVMGVAGMQKKPIVLSAGADKRIIGFDTLVGRADYRHQIECKCMSVLPNPCDFNLFMVQTAAPERQLRLFDIRLRQTEIHAFGWRQESSESQSALINQAWSPDGFYITSGSADPMIHVFDIRYNSRKPSQSIKAHQKRVFKAVWLHSAPLLISISSDLNIELHKMS; encoded by the exons ATGAGCGCGCCTCCTCACCTGTCTCTGAAGAAACCCAAAGTTGAGACCAACGATGAGAATGaagtacaacaacaacaacagcaacaccaacaacaaaaactagtttcatcatcatcaacagcAACGAcaataacaaaatcaaacaacatGGACAAcgacgacaacaacaacaacagcaacagcaatAGCGAGAACGGTGTTAGCAGAGAAGAGCAAGAAGAGGCATTGGTGGCTCTGATCGAACATCGTACCAAAGAAGTCGTAACTAATAAACAGCGTATCGCTTATTACAAATCCCAG CTTGAGGAATCAGAGAAGAGGTTGCATGATTCAAAATCTAAATTGGCTCGGCTTCGAACCCAGAGGAATGGTTTGTCATCTAAAGGGACCGCCGAGAATGGAAGGAAAAATTTGAAGGTGGAGCGCAGATCAAATAGTCCTATTAATATAAGTGAAGATTCATCTAGACACCAGCCTCAATCTAAACCAGAACTTCTGATTCCTTCTGTGAATCCAAAAGTTTCCCAACATATAAACTCGGCAAAGTTTGGTGCAAAACCTTCAAATGGTCCTAGTACTCAATCTAGTCCATCAGTTTCCACTCAATCTTATAGTGCTATGAAAGTTAAAGGGGACAGACCTTCTAGAGTTTCTACTGAGGCCgaagaagaagttaaaattCAAGATAAAGGAACAAAAAGAAAGTTTG AACagaaagaacacaaagatttgATCACATCAATAAGTAGCCGTTCTTCACCATGCATAGTCCGCTGCTATGCAAGCACTCACATCTCCAGTCAACATAAGCGAAAGTTGAGAAGTCTTACTTTGTGTCCAGTGAACGATCAACTTTTCGCGACTAG TGCTTTGGATGGATTGGTCAATTTATGGCAAGTTCAGTCTAGGGG TTCCAATGCTTCTCTACTTAGCTCATCTGAATGTTTGTCCCCTAAGCAGAGGAGATGGCCTGAAGACATAGCCTGGCACCCACATGGAAACAGCCTATTTTCTGTATACAGTGCTGATGGTGGAGATTCTCAGATATCAGTTCTTAATCTCAATAAGACACAAGGG AGAGCTCGTGTAAATTTCTTAGAGGAAAAGCCTCATGTTAAGGGTATTATTAATGGCATCACATTCATGCCTTGGGAAGATGTCTGTTTTGTCACTGGAGGCAGTGACCATGCTGTTATGCTTTGGAGTGAGAAAGATGGGGAGAACTCATGGAAACCAAAGGCATTGCACAGGAATTTGCATTCGTCTGCTGTTATGGGAGTTGCTGGAATGCAGAAAAAGCCGATTGTATTGTCTGCTGGGGCAGACAAGCGAATTATTGGGTTTGATACACTGGTAGGAAGAGCAGATTACAGGCATCAAATTGAATGTAAATGCATGAGTGTACTACCAAATCCATGtgatttcaatttgttcatGGTTCAAACAGC AGCTCCTGAGAGGCAGCTGCGATTGTTTGATATCAGATTGAGACAGACAGAAATCCATGCTTTTGGGTGGAGGCAAGAAAGCAGTGAATCTCAGTCGGCGCTGATAAATCAGGCCTGGTCTCCTGATGGTTTCTACATAACATCTGGTTCAGCAGACCCCATGATTCACGTCTTTGATATCAGGTATAATTCTAGAAAGCCTTCCCAATCAATAAAAGCCCATCAGAAACGTGTCTTCAAAGCTGTATGGCTCCACTCTGCGCCGCTTCTCATTTCCATATCTTCTGATCTCAACATTGAATTGCACAAGATGAGTTAA